The Sulfuricella sp. nucleotide sequence CTGGTCGAGGCGGATGTGGTCGATCAGGCGCGTGCCGAGGCGCTCCATTTCATCCATGGTCTGGGATTGCACGCGCGAGAAGTAATTGAAGCCGAACAGGGCAACCAGCGCGATCAGCAGACCGATGGCGGTTGCAATCAGCGCCTGGGCCACGCCGCCGGTCACCCCGGTGGGGTTCACGACCCCGCTGCCGCCGATGATCTTGAAGGCATCCATCATTCCGCCGATGGTGCCCATCAGCCCGAGCAGGGGCGCAGCGGTGACGATGGTTTCCAGCACCCACAGCCGGCGGGCCAGGGCGGTTTCGATCAGCTGGGCTTCGTCCGCCGCCCGCGATTCGGT carries:
- a CDS encoding MotA/TolQ/ExbB proton channel family protein, with the translated sequence MQDLQETWIAIQLGGMIMLPLSLLAVIALAIMLEKAFIYWRYARLPLDLLRLAETYGFAWEELEKRLYGLHERHYFRRFFEVVIANRRHPAWWTESRAADEAQLIETALARRLWVLETIVTAAPLLGLMGTIGGMMDAFKIIGGSGVVNPTGVTGGVAQALIATAIGLLIALVALFGFNYFSRVQSQTMDEMERLGTRLIDHIRLDQGNAHEAA